From the Paenibacillus sp. MMS20-IR301 genome, the window GCATGAGATTAACTCGGTCCGCAGCTACAACTCTGGGCTGCCGGTTACGACGAATATGCATATGATCGACGGCGTGGATTACCGCGAGCTGGCGAAGATTCTGGATGTGGTCTCCTGGGATGCTTATCCGGACTGGGGATACACGGAGGATGACGACGATTCCCGTCTGGCGGCCTGGACTGCAATGCACCATGACATGTACCGCAGCTTCAAGCATAAGCCGTTCCTGCTGATGGAAAGCACTCCGTCACTTACGAACTGGCAGTCGGTCAGCAAGCTGAAGCGTCCCGGCATGCACAAGCTGTCCTCGCTGCAGGCGGTAGCACACGGCTCTGATTCCGTCCAGTACTTCCAGTGGCGCAAAAGCCGCGGTTCCAGCGAAAAGTTCCACGGGGCGGTAATTGACCACAGCGGGCATGCCGAGACCCGTGTCTTCAAGGATGTAGCGGAGGTAGGCGCGACACTGGCGAAGCTTAAAGAGGTTGTCGGCACAAGTACACCTGCGGAAACGGCGATTCTGTTCGACTGGGATAACCGCTGGGCGATCAAAGACGCTCAGGGGATCCGCAATTCCGGGCTGAAATACGAGGAGACGGTTCTCCAGCATTACCGGGCGTTCTGGGAACTGGGCATTCCGGTCGACATTATGGGCTCGGGTGATGACCTCTCCGCATATAAGCTGGTCATTGCTCCAATGCTCTACCTGATCAGCGAAGAGAACGGCAAGCGGATTGAACGTTATGTAGAGCAAGGCGGAACCTTCCTGGCTACGTATTGGTCCGGTGTGGTAGGCGAGACCGACCTGTGCCATCTGGGCGGCTTCCCGGGACCGCTGCGCCGCACACTCGGCATCTGGGCGGAGGAGACTGAAGGGCTGCACAGCCGTGATCTGAACGGTCTCGTCATGAAGACGGGAAATGCCCTGAAGCTTACCGGCGACTACGATGCGCATGAAATTGCTGAGGTAATCCACCTGGAAGGTGCAGAAGCGCTGGGACATTACCGTAATGACTTCTATGCAGGACAGCCAGCGTTGACTGTGAACAAGCTGGGCGCAGGCAAAGCCTATCATCTGGCTACGCGTGTGAAGGACGCAGCATTCTATGTAGAGCTGTATGCAGCAATTGCTGACAAGGAGCGGATCAGCCGTTCCCTGAATGCTGAGCTTCCGGCAGGCGTTACTGCCCAGAAGCGTACAGACGGAGAA encodes:
- a CDS encoding beta-galactosidase, whose translation is MTKKVPAVSSKIPVMLHGADYNPEQWLKYPEVLREDIRMMKLAGCNVMSVGIFSWVSLEPEEGVFTFDWLDHVLDSFAENGIYAFLATPSGARPAWMSAKYPEVLRVERNRVRNLHGVRHNHCYTSPVYREKTALLNGKLAERYAHHPAVIGWHISNEFGGECHCGLCQDKFREWVKAKYNNNLDELNHAWWATFWSHTYTSWEQIESPAPHGENQVHGLNLDWRRFVSERTIDFCQHEINSVRSYNSGLPVTTNMHMIDGVDYRELAKILDVVSWDAYPDWGYTEDDDDSRLAAWTAMHHDMYRSFKHKPFLLMESTPSLTNWQSVSKLKRPGMHKLSSLQAVAHGSDSVQYFQWRKSRGSSEKFHGAVIDHSGHAETRVFKDVAEVGATLAKLKEVVGTSTPAETAILFDWDNRWAIKDAQGIRNSGLKYEETVLQHYRAFWELGIPVDIMGSGDDLSAYKLVIAPMLYLISEENGKRIERYVEQGGTFLATYWSGVVGETDLCHLGGFPGPLRRTLGIWAEETEGLHSRDLNGLVMKTGNALKLTGDYDAHEIAEVIHLEGAEALGHYRNDFYAGQPALTVNKLGAGKAYHLATRVKDAAFYVELYAAIADKERISRSLNAELPAGVTAQKRTDGEHDYVFVQNFSGSEQSVTLDGQEYTDIESGAAAPAELKLPVNGLAILKRKSATV